ccagcctgggcaacatggcaaaaccacatctctacaaaatacaaaaacaaaaaaattagccaggcagtggcgtgtgcctgtggtcccagctacccggaagaCTGAgtgaggagaatcgcttgagcccaggaggcagaggttgcagtgagccagatcacgccaccacactgcagcctggggaataagagtgaaaccctgtattaagacaaaaagaaaaaaaaggcaaaagttatattctttaaaattaatttttattagctAACAaccctcccttttcccttttttggttttgttttccttagGAAAATATGCCCAGGTTACCAACAATCCTGAAAATGATGGATGTATAAATGCAGTCTTACTGGTTTGACAGCaatttcatatataattattGAGGACTACACACCAATTGAAGAAACTGCCATTACTGTGATGTTTCTGAATACTACCAAACAGCCATACATGTCTGCAATGAAGAGATTTATTAAATTGTAAACATTAAAGTGGTCCAGTTTTATAAATggtctttattttgaaatacgctTTGACCCCATGTTCATAAAACTGAATGattgaaaaaaagcaaatatacaaATATCCTACTTCATCAATATCTGCATTTGTGAGTGGGTATTCAGCAATTTCCTGAAAAAACCACCAGTGTTCATTGAAAATGCCTTTCAAAAAGGTTAATACACAATTATGTGTCTGAGAATTTAACTGAAGTATCTTCAAAATCTCGTTAATCATTAATCCTAAAAAAGGTAGGTAGCATTAATACAGATGTTAAGTTTATAGTGTTTGTTTACACTAGAAGTATGTGAGAAGACACTAAAAGTTCAGAAATCTTAGAGAAATCTTTTCACCTGTGAAATCCAGTACAGCAAAGGTCTAGTGAATTcacattctaaacatttttttcatctcatttacCATGTATAATAATACCTACTTGGCACTATTTTCTACTTgaatcatgaaaatgaaaaaaatatactaaAGTCTTTGTACTCTCTTAGCATTTTCTGTATtctaaacaatatatttatactttcaGAATAGTATTAAGAATTAGTTTAAGTAACTCCAGctaagttttaaaaggaaaaagaagactgCACTGATTCCCTGAGGAGAAATTTATTTGCAGTTACTTAGATGATGTAAAAAGGTAAGGATTTACGGTTGTAACTTGGTGAAAGCACTTTTGTGATCTGTTATATGTTGTGGTTTTAAGGATGGCGTATATTACATTAATCTATAATCACCacattgttttaaattgtttattttttttttaaagaagtctgTCTTCAGAGTACAACCAATGTGATTAATTGTGCCTTTAACAAAGTCATTCAATGTCTAAACAAATTCAGTATCTGAAACATCTTCATGAGGAAAACTGaaggaaaggaatttaaaaaCACAGACCAGGAAACAATCACAAAATATAGGTTTAATTactacttttaaacttaaaaaaaaataaaaaccaagaaaacaaacaTAGGTACTCCAGTAAGACTTGCTACTCTGAATAATGTAACATTTTTTCTAagttctataaatatatactggAAGTTTTAGAACACATACAGACGCTTAGGAAAAGAAAGGCTAGTTCCTTGGAAATGACGATCCAGGATGATACAATCACTTGATGACAGAAGGTAAGCCTTTCTTACAATTAGATTTTAGCAGATAATTTTACCACTAATATAAATGGGTGATGTGTGGATCACAAGTTCTAGAAGGCGAATAAAAATACTGACTCCAGGTAATTTCTGGATACTACAAAAATgaagtttgcttgttttttttagaACCAAAAATACTATCTTGTAAGGTACAAAGAAAGCTTGATATTAAGTATGAAAACATAAGCATAACATTTGTAACTAATCACACCCATGAAAGACGACTAGATGACAcctgaaacatttttcaaaatactgtAACACAGATGAGTAATATTAGTATAAATTTTTTATGTACATTAAGATCTGTTTCAGTTTGCTGGTGTGACCAAACCTTAGAAGGTAATCCCAAGGGATAAAGCAGAACATAAGAGCAGATATTTAGATATTAGTACAGGCTCAATTTGATGCAATCATAAACCTTCAAGATTTCTAGTCACTGAAACCCCATTGTAGGTAGTGTTCTGGAGTCTGCTATAAGTAAATCTTTAATGACTAGATGTTTTCCTTACCATCTACACTGAATGGAAATACCATGAATATAGACACATTTTAAGTAGAAGACTGACGTTCTAAATCATgctgtttgattttataaaaaaatcataatagacCCTCTCACCTTTAAAAGTTGTAGAGGAGCTTTATAATAAATTCTTAAATATACTAATTTCTGTGATGTCTAGCAATTGAATAATTTAAACTTGAAAGAACTAAAATACTAATAACCATCTGCTTTATATTACACAAGGAAATATACACGTATGTACATAAAAAGTGAACTCCCTTCACAAATAAGTTCACAAAGGACTATGTGTAATGTGACTGGACATTCAACAACTAGACTAGCCGGTTGAAATCACATTTTCAGTCCTCTGTAATTGTGAAATTTTTTCTAATGCCTTGCAAAAACTACAGATAACTGATTAAGTTCATGTAGGTTCCTTATTGAAGATAAATTGTGGTATAAATTCTATACTCAAGTTACTGAACATGAGAGTTAGGTTTTTCCAAGTGATCTAACTTTTCCCTCTATAATCTATAAACCCCAAAATAACAATTTCTGTCAGAGAGAATCTGTAACAGAAGTGTTCTTGTGTGCTGAACAAAAAACTTCTAAATTGTTTACAATTCACTTACTATTTAACCCAAACAAGTTTAACAAGAATAAGTTTATACTGTTAGCCCCCAATGGTCATATAtgattaataaacattttttgtaaactCAACTATATTCACACATCAAGAGTTGAGCCAGTGAGCTCAATCTTTAAAAAACTACACTTGTCTAAAGAAAGTCTTTTAGTGCTcacttcggcagcacatatactaaaattagaaCAATACAGGGAaaattagcatggcccctgtgcaaggatgacacaAATTCATGAAGCGTTtccatgtttaaaataatttgaaaagaaagtattttaaacaaatccaagtaaaaataaaatatctacaaGTGTTTTCAAATCTAAGAAATGAAACATGTAAAGATTAAGAATTTACTGAATCTTAACAGAGTATTTCCCTTTGTGATATTGACAGAAGTTTctcataaaatgtataaaacagcaTAAATGTTTGGTAGATTCACTAATAGtagtcatacttttttttttttacttagtattagcatttgttgaaaaaataaatggccaaagtgctttaattttcatttagaaTGAAATAATCTGGCTTACCTTTGactaattaaagaaaatatagggtAATACAATTGTTCAAAATCTAACACAAATAGGAGCGTTTACTATTTTTGTCTGCTTTAAGATTTTAACTTGATCGAAAATACCAACATCCCCAAACAAAATTTACTGACCTGACATCAGCTTACTATAGACTGAATACACTTTCAACATCAGTCCTTAGCTACCTCAAATAATGACACAAAGTCTTAGTTTCTTTTGCATAAGGATCAAGAtcaagctatttttaaaacaatttaaatggtCTCAAAACATTCTCCAACTTAAGTGCAAATTTGAGTACACATAATATTTCCAAAGAGTAGAACTGTTTTTAGATTATCTTTGGATTCTAATAaccattttgtccatttttaaataaattacaaaaaataacagttcagtgttttttttcttcaaattttcctAGGCCTTTGTTATGGCAACACAATATATACTTAACAGGCCAGCTTGCAACCAGTACTCAGTACAAATCAAAGGATGATTGAAGCCTCCAATATGATTGAAGCCCTTGTAACCACAGCTCCCCCAAAGGCAGTTTACCCCTGCCATATAGGTCTAACACTGGGGGCAGTTTTACTCCTGCCATATAGGTCTAACATTGTGGGGTGCACCTCCAAACCTACCCAAAAATGGACATCAAGGGCATAAGCCGGCAGGCAGGAAGATCTGTTGATTGGAGAATCACTCCATGAGTTACAGAAGTAGATGAAAGCTGTGGGGGAATATAAATAAGACTGTAGAATTAGGGAGGTGGCAAGATTTAAGGAGATGCCTTAGGAAGGAGCCTCATACTTCTGAAATATAGATGTTAACTGGGTTGGGATAAAAGTAAAATCTCCAGCTTAATTTATCTATCTGATCAGGACCAGAAGTCCAAATTAAACCATGTCTCCAAAGTATAGTTGTGATTTTTACCTGATTAAAGGTGAAAGTCTAAACTTCTAGGCGTCTGCACATatgcagacaaaaaaaattacagcaaacTAATActtcaaatgaaattttaaataattagtcCCCACATGCCACAGTTAAATCCCTGACAGTACTGTTAACATCAGATGATAGAATGAATCAGAAACAGATTTTATGTGTACCTTTCCATAGATAGTGAAGTCAAAGGAAAAAACTGCATCTATATCTAGGATTAAGAGGCCAAAACCAAAATATCTTCATGAACCTTTGACCGTAAGTTTCTGTTTTTGTGCTCTCATTTACTTGaagttatattttttctaatttattgacacttatttttgtttaggcatgcctacattttaaaaaattggtgattagttttgaaatttaaaacttctagaaCCCTCACCAAGTTTTACTATTAAAACCCTTAGTATAAAAGATTTCTGTGATCCTTATAAGTAATGGAAATCCTACTACTTTCACagctttttaattatatttttgaaataatggtCAGATGTACCacctgataaagaaaatataatatgatCTGGTTTCCCAAAATTGAAACatggttaataaaaataaaaaattgcatttACCAAAAATAGcctggaaaattaaaaacaatggtGAATTCTACGTTCTAAAGGGAAGCAAAAAACTGCATAGTAAGTAAGTTCAAAttgaaattttggaaatttttgtcCTGTGCCCCATGCTGTTTATTaattaccatattttaaaaacaacaactatGTTACAAAGAAGAGGATTTATCATccactttcttcttccttcaggTCAGCTTAGCTTTCTTCTTAGCAGGTCCTTTATGCCCTTTGGCCTTTCTTCTTAAATTCCGCCTGTCTACCACAGGCACTTCCACTTCTATTTCCTCTGAGCTGCTATCCACAGCTTTTTCTGCCGATTGTGTAAACTGATCCAGTTGCTCGGAAGATGCTTCAGACTGCTCCTCTGACTGATTCTTCTGTCCTGCATTCTGTGAAAATGGCACGTCTTCAAGTTCAACCTCTATCAAAGAACTCTGAGGAAGAGCAGTAGATGTTTCCTGGGGCTCAGATACCCCCTCCTCACCCTGGTCTTCCAATGAGGAAGTAGTATTAGGAGACAAATTCTCAGAGACCGGTTCTTCGGAAAATTCAGCTATCACAGAGTTTGGAAAACCACCATCAGATCGTTCTTCATTTGACATAGTAGCAACATTGTCTGAACTCCCAAGATGTGCTTTCTTTCTTGGAAGTAGGGACAATTTCTCTTCCATGTGCCCCTTTTCATCAGATGTGCCTTCATCCATCAACATTTCTGAGTCAGGTATACGTGGGGtctgaaaattaaaaacctgGTCAACAAATAAACTTGTACTACagttctaaaaataaattctcaGGCTCTAATATGCAGTGACACTGAACTAGAATTTAATTCGGTATTCATTACTCAAAATCGAgtatttttttgaatttctgttctgctatatgtgtatatattctgaatacaactCAATTTCTTCAAAATTGTTTCACATGGTAATTTTAATACTAAGTTATTACTTTGAggatataatgaaataattatttcataattaagaCACATTAAGCTTCATATCAAGATTCTTTAAAACCATGAATCAACTCAGTTTTTTTAGTTTCCTGGTGTTACTGGAGCCAGAACCAAAAATACCTTGGGACTTCACTGCGCTACCACACTACGTTTGACTACGATTTCATTAGATAAGTTAGGGCAATggaagttttattcttttgcttaggTGAGACACTAATAATGCCATACAACAGTTTTTTAGCCATAAGTTGTAATATTCAAaagtaacaaaattaaatttcttttaaaatactccAACAAGTTTTTTCCCCCACTAACCTAATCTGTCTGcctaattaaaacaaatataaattactGTTTTGGTCATAGTCTATGTAACAAATATAGGTActcaaatatttggtaaataatgCTTTATCCAATTTTCTAAGCATTTCCTAACTACAAagtattaaaagtaataaaactcATTTTGTTACCACATATCAGATATGAATAAGgttattatttgaatttatagAATATTACTGATTTTCTTATAATATCAAATCTAGTATAAAAGTTAATCTTCCTAAAGCACTGTACATGTAAAGGTGGAAGCAAATATATATACCATGCACCCTCCTCGCTAATGTCACCAACATTggtaaactttattaaaaaatagctcATTGCCCCCTTACCTTATCTGGTGCATCTACCTCAGGGGGTTTTGAAGATTCTACCACCAGTGGAACAAGATTTGTAGAGTCTTCACTGGAATTAAAAGGCTGCAATTTTAATTCTTCATCTAAAACTTCACTAGTGGAGTCTTCCTCTTCTGTTATAAGTGAGGTCTTAAGAGAATCGTCCATTATCTCACCATTCATAGGCTCTAATTCAGATTCCTACACCatgaggagagagggaaaaagtaAGGACATGATTACAAACTAACTTATTTGTCATGCATGACGGGTCCCTTCTCAGTGCCTACCTATCCTACACCAAGACTCAAATTTACATTATAGGACATGGGTTAAAGAACAGTCTTACTGGGGGAAGGAGGAAACTCATAAGGCAAtatcagcaaaataaaataatcctgaGTACCCCGTACTCCCACTGCTCTTAAGGAAAGATGGGGCAGGACCAGGATGCTCTGTGGACACACAGTATGGGTCGGAGATTCAATGAAAAGACCCTACCCACTTGTTGTTCCTCCTTCTTAGAGGGCAATCAGGGAAAGAACTTTTTCAGGAAAAAGGCACCAGACAGAGTATAGACTTGATGCTAGCTCTTTACATAACACCAGCTGTTCAGCATCTGGAATCTATGGGAAATTACAGTTTTCTGTGCCAGAGGTAGGAAGCACTACCAGTCTTATGGGAAGTTCAGTTTGGGTGCTGCATCTTGCTGGGAGGAGAGAGCCCTAGTCTCAGTCAACACCAGGGTCATTTCTGAACAGTCCTGCTCCTTGCATATCATTAAAGTATGGAAATGCTATTTGATAACATGAACTCTCCAATTTCTAAAATTCTCCCaatgtttatccatttacttcTATTTAATATCAAGTATTTCTAATCCTGACATTCTAATAATTAAGGGGaattttattaccattattaaaattataaaactgatgCATTCAAGTGTTCACAAATAGATTTGACTGTGTAGGACCCCTAAAAGCATATCAAGGAAATTTTTCCAAAAGAGAAATCAcggtttttaatttttctatagtaaaaaatttattaaattgttctaaaataaaaattgtctataaaatatctattttattatatcaTATGATACACAGAATAGAGTTCACACAGAAGGTAATATAAAGCTCATAAAAATGACCAGAGTCGAGAGACATATAATCTAGAGTTACTGGTCATTCCCATAGATAAAACAGTTGAAGTCATGAGATCGGATGTattttcaaaaaagataaaatgaaccAAAGTTCAGAAAATCAAGGACTTTTTCTAGAGTGTCCACAATAAGGGGGAAAAGGCAAGTAGGAgaagagtcaaaaaataaaaataatacttcagagacagaaaaaacaagaaaccagcatggccaatatggtgaaacccgctctctactaaaaatataaaaattagccaggcatggcggcactcgcctgtagtcccagctacttgggaggctgaggcagaatagcttgaacccaggatgcagaggtagcagtgagccagagagatcatgccactgcagtccagccaagggagacagagcaagactccgtctcaaaaaaaaaaaaaaaaaaacaagaaaccaaaGTGCAATAGTATTATAAAGTGAGGAGACTAGAGAACTTCAGGAAGAGAGGGTAATCAAcccaggctaaaaaaaaaaaaaaaaaaaaaaaaaataggctgggccacggtggctcacacctgtaatcccagcactttgggaggccgaggcgggcggatcacaaggtcaggagatcgagaccatcctggctaacatggtgaaactccgtctctactaaaaaatacaaaaaattagccgggcgtggtggcaggcgcctgtagtcccagctactcgggaggctgaggcagaagaatggcgtgaacccgggaggcggagtttgcagtgagccaagatcgcgccactgcactccagcctgagcaacagagcaagactccgtctcaaaaaaaaaaaaaaaaaaatgaaaatgatagttGTCACTGTCACTGGTATATGTCTTATTGATGAAACAGGTTACATGAAGTATGTACAATATaatcttaactttttaaaagtgaaaaaaaggccaggcaccgtggctcacgcctataatcccagcactttggaagccaaggcaggtggatcacaaggtcaggagttcaagaccagcctggccaagatggtgaaaccccatctctactaaaaatacaaaaattagctgggcatggtggcaggcgcctgtaatcccaggtactcgggaggctgaggcagagaattgcttgaacctgggaggtagaggttgcagttaagcctagattgcaccactgcattccagcctgggcaacagagcgagactccgtctcaaaagaaaaaaaagaaaaccccacaaaTACGTATTTCCATAAACATCTAGATGCATAcaaatcctgtttttaaaaaatacgtgCTTTTAACTTCCTATatgtgctttttttcattttcccaattttctacaataaaagtaccatttaaaaatacagtttccaGCTAGGCGccgtggtttatgcctgtaatcccagcacactgggaggcagaggggagaggatcacttgaggtccagagttcaagaccggACTGGCCAACATtggcaaaaaccccatctctactgaaaatacaaaaattagcctggcatggtggcacatgcctaattcaagctacttgggaggctaaagcatgagaatcgcttaaactcaggaggtggaggttgtagtgagctgagttcgtgccactgcactccagcctgcatgacagagaatctgtctcaaaacacacacacacgtatgtatatatatagtttcctATCAAATAG
The genomic region above belongs to Homo sapiens chromosome 5, GRCh38.p14 Primary Assembly and contains:
- the FAM169A gene encoding soluble lamin-associated protein of 75 kDa isoform 3 (isoform 3 is encoded by transcript variant 8), which encodes MFLRKKYRGKDFGLHMLEDFVDSFTEDALGLRYPLSSLMYTACKQYFEKYPGDHELLWEVEGVGHWYQRIPVTRALQREALKILALSQNEPKRPMSGEYGPASVPEYEARTEDNQSSEMQLTIDSLKDAFASTSEGHDKTSVSTHTRSGNLKRPKIGKRFQDSEFSSSQGEDEKTSQTSLTASINKLESTARPSESSEEFLEEEPEQRGIEFEDESSDRDARPALETQPQQEKQDGEKESELEPMNGEIMDDSLKTSLITEEEDSTSEVLDEELKLQPFNSSEDSTNLVPLVVESSKPPEVDAPDKTPRIPDSEMLMDEGTSDEKGHMEEKLSLLPRKKAHLGSSDNVATMSNEERSDGGFPNSVIAEFSEEPVSENLSPNTTSSLEDQGEEGVSEPQETSTALPQSSLIEVELEDVPFSQNAGQKNQSEEQSEASSEQLDQFTQSAEKAVDSSSEEIEVEVPVVDRRNLRRKAKGHKGPAKKKAKLT